A portion of the Sphaerochaeta pleomorpha str. Grapes genome contains these proteins:
- a CDS encoding carbohydrate ABC transporter permease codes for MIRRTGTRDAETMKRQRYLTRAQQEQHLGWALVLPSALIIVVLILYPVLYNCYLSLFDFDLTGERTFVGFSNYLQVLQDKEFLYALGTTILYVTCTTIGTTLLGIIVALTLNKKFPLRGLVRSIVLLPYVAPVISVVFAWQFVFDPVNGVFMDVFYSKLGWFSQRMNVVGDPKTAVWAAILFSVWKNFPFTYLMVLSRLQAIDQNLYEAAEVDGANGWQQFKAITLPEIYFVVNALILLRVIWNFNKFDEVYLLSSNVKVFSVYTYLKAFTGTMDLSQGATLAVIQFVLLIGFILFYVKKVLKW; via the coding sequence ATGATTCGAAGAACAGGCACACGTGATGCCGAAACGATGAAAAGACAGAGATACCTGACCAGGGCCCAACAGGAACAGCATTTGGGTTGGGCCTTGGTTCTTCCCTCTGCACTCATCATCGTGGTTCTTATTCTCTATCCGGTTCTCTATAATTGCTATTTGAGCCTTTTTGATTTCGATCTTACCGGGGAACGTACGTTTGTGGGGTTCTCTAATTACCTTCAGGTATTGCAGGACAAGGAATTTTTGTACGCCTTGGGTACGACTATCCTCTATGTAACCTGTACGACCATCGGTACCACGTTGCTTGGCATTATTGTTGCATTGACGCTGAATAAGAAATTTCCCTTGCGTGGTCTTGTAAGGAGCATTGTCTTATTACCCTATGTTGCCCCTGTCATTTCCGTTGTTTTTGCGTGGCAGTTTGTGTTTGACCCGGTAAACGGGGTGTTCATGGATGTGTTCTATTCCAAGCTTGGCTGGTTTTCCCAACGTATGAATGTAGTCGGTGATCCCAAGACCGCTGTATGGGCTGCAATTCTTTTTAGTGTATGGAAAAACTTTCCTTTTACCTATCTTATGGTGCTTTCGCGTCTGCAGGCCATCGACCAGAATCTCTATGAGGCAGCGGAAGTAGATGGCGCAAACGGATGGCAGCAATTCAAGGCAATTACTCTGCCTGAAATCTATTTTGTAGTAAATGCCCTTATCCTGCTTAGGGTTATTTGGAATTTTAACAAATTCGATGAGGTCTACCTGCTCAGCAGCAATGTGAAGGTTTTCTCCGTATATACATATCTCAAAGCATTTACAGGGACAATGGATCTAAGCCAAGGAGCAACCTTGGCAGTAATCCAATTTGTTTTATTGATAGGATTTATCTTGTTTTATGTAAAGAAGGTCCTCAAATGGTAA
- a CDS encoding FAD-dependent oxidoreductase codes for MAKYVIVGGVAGGAGTAARLRRLDEKADIIMFERGEYISYANCGLPYYSGNVITERSRLFVMTPEKFKQSLNVEARVLSEVVSINRKEKSVHIKNLKDNTEYDERYDTLILSPGASPIKPPIPGIDNPSIMSLRSVTDIDNIKEKIDNPATKRAVVVGGGFIGLEMAENLKERGLEVSVVEALEQVMNVIDYDLAAEVQQHMRSKGVNLYLKDGVSAFEKHGSLITVRLASGTLIDTDLVILSIGVRPDTAFAREAGIELAKNGAIKVDQYFTTNDKNIRAVGDAIEYTSPLTKSALTVPLAGPANKQARLCADNIVNGNKRPYGGTIATSIAKIFDLTIASTGLTEKSLRKAELPFREAVTHAGSHAGYYPGSKQMTLKVLYHPTTGKVWGAQAVGYVGVDKRIDVISALIGKEGTVHDLAEFEQAYAPPFSSAKDPTNMVGFIGENVLDGLSDTITWEEAAEKKAAGAFMLDVRSPEEFALGKIEGALNIAHTDLRNRLAEVPKDKEVVINCAIGLRGYLAERTLRQNGFTKVYNLTGGFKTWEVAMRERELLENRGKGPIVVTGAPSVLNEDGSFRKPTVGKLFEVDACGLQCPGPIIRLKKEIDKLEQGDRLSIKASDPGFAADVQSWCTLTGNDLVSLVTKEGNVIAVIGKGNPEICSMPDSVTGTKPAICNPDNGATLIVFSNDLDKALASFVLANGAAATGKTVTMFYTFWGLSVLRKKPAKKVKKDIVAKMFGAMLPKGMEDLSLSSMNFGGMGASMMKGRMKKKNVDQVQQMFAQAKDAGVRMIACQMSMDIMGITKEELLDGVEIGGVATYMGAASQSKVNLFV; via the coding sequence ATGGCCAAATACGTTATTGTCGGAGGAGTTGCAGGAGGAGCAGGAACAGCTGCACGACTGAGAAGACTCGATGAGAAAGCAGACATCATCATGTTTGAACGCGGGGAATACATCAGCTACGCAAACTGCGGGCTTCCTTATTATTCAGGAAATGTGATAACCGAACGGTCTCGTCTGTTTGTAATGACGCCAGAAAAATTCAAACAATCCCTCAATGTCGAGGCAAGGGTTTTGTCCGAGGTAGTATCCATCAACAGGAAAGAGAAATCTGTCCATATAAAGAATCTCAAAGACAACACTGAATATGATGAAAGATATGATACTTTGATTCTCAGTCCCGGGGCGAGCCCGATCAAACCTCCGATCCCAGGCATTGACAACCCCTCTATCATGTCCCTCCGCTCTGTTACCGATATTGATAACATCAAGGAAAAAATCGACAACCCTGCAACCAAACGGGCAGTTGTGGTCGGTGGTGGTTTCATCGGCCTTGAGATGGCGGAAAACCTCAAGGAACGAGGCTTGGAAGTCTCAGTAGTGGAAGCCCTCGAACAGGTGATGAATGTCATCGACTATGACCTGGCAGCAGAAGTGCAGCAGCATATGCGCTCAAAGGGCGTTAATTTATATCTCAAGGACGGCGTCTCTGCCTTTGAGAAACATGGCTCTCTGATAACCGTACGCCTTGCCTCAGGAACCCTCATTGACACGGATCTCGTCATCCTCTCCATCGGGGTCAGGCCCGACACAGCTTTCGCCAGGGAAGCCGGGATTGAATTGGCAAAGAACGGGGCAATAAAGGTAGACCAGTATTTCACCACCAATGACAAAAACATCCGTGCAGTTGGCGATGCCATTGAATATACCAGCCCACTTACAAAAAGTGCCCTTACTGTTCCCCTTGCAGGTCCTGCAAACAAGCAGGCAAGACTCTGTGCCGATAATATCGTCAATGGCAATAAACGCCCTTACGGCGGAACCATTGCTACCAGTATTGCAAAGATTTTCGACTTGACCATTGCTTCGACAGGACTGACCGAAAAAAGCCTGAGAAAAGCCGAACTCCCCTTCCGTGAGGCAGTAACCCATGCAGGAAGCCATGCAGGCTACTATCCTGGGTCGAAGCAGATGACCTTGAAGGTTCTGTATCATCCAACAACTGGAAAGGTCTGGGGAGCCCAGGCAGTAGGCTATGTCGGGGTAGACAAGCGTATTGATGTCATTTCCGCCCTCATTGGCAAGGAAGGTACCGTACATGACCTTGCAGAATTTGAACAGGCGTATGCCCCACCGTTCTCCAGTGCAAAAGATCCAACGAATATGGTTGGGTTCATTGGGGAAAATGTTCTCGATGGCCTATCGGACACGATTACCTGGGAAGAAGCCGCAGAGAAGAAAGCTGCAGGTGCCTTTATGCTCGATGTGCGTAGCCCGGAGGAATTTGCCCTTGGGAAAATCGAAGGCGCTCTCAACATTGCCCATACAGATTTAAGAAATAGACTTGCAGAGGTTCCCAAAGACAAGGAAGTTGTCATCAACTGTGCCATCGGACTTAGAGGATACCTTGCCGAACGGACACTCAGGCAGAATGGCTTTACAAAAGTCTACAACCTCACCGGAGGGTTCAAGACCTGGGAAGTGGCAATGCGTGAACGCGAGCTTCTTGAAAACAGGGGAAAGGGACCGATTGTTGTAACAGGAGCTCCTTCAGTACTCAATGAAGACGGCAGTTTCCGCAAACCCACAGTAGGCAAGCTTTTCGAAGTTGATGCCTGCGGCCTGCAATGCCCTGGCCCGATTATCAGGCTGAAGAAGGAAATTGACAAACTCGAACAGGGTGATCGCCTTTCGATCAAGGCCTCTGACCCCGGGTTTGCCGCGGATGTCCAATCCTGGTGTACCCTCACGGGTAACGACCTTGTCTCTCTTGTTACCAAGGAAGGCAATGTCATCGCTGTCATCGGTAAAGGCAACCCGGAAATCTGTTCGATGCCCGATTCTGTTACCGGAACAAAACCGGCTATCTGCAACCCTGACAATGGAGCTACCTTAATTGTATTCTCCAATGACCTGGACAAAGCCCTTGCTTCGTTCGTACTCGCCAATGGGGCTGCGGCAACAGGAAAAACCGTAACAATGTTCTACACCTTCTGGGGTCTCTCGGTACTCCGTAAGAAACCTGCAAAGAAGGTAAAGAAAGATATTGTTGCAAAAATGTTCGGGGCAATGCTCCCTAAGGGAATGGAAGACCTCTCCCTCTCGTCAATGAATTTCGGAGGCATGGGAGCCAGCATGATGAAAGGAAGAATGAAGAAAAAGAATGTCGATCAGGTCCAGCAGATGTTCGCCCAGGCGAAGGATGCGGGAGTGCGAATGATTGCCTGCCAGATGTCGATGGATATCATGGGAATCACCAAAGAAGAATTGCTTGACGGAGTCGAAATCGGTGGTGTGGCAACCTATATGGGCGCCGCCTCACAGAGTAAGGTCAATCTGTTCGTTTAA
- a CDS encoding ABC transporter substrate-binding protein: MKKGAFLLIALILVLWIPGGVFAQAQTETTGKGPVSIEFWTTETQSDRMATIQVLVDTFTALNPNISINVIPVDENDLATQAQTAKATGTLPALFEGPAETVVSFGTQNMLDIATTTQLIKSIGTDRFYSGPLRVLETTTKGQYYALPYHGWVQGLWYRSDWFKEAGLAPPESWEDILAAAKYFYKPEKNQYGILVGTLPEAYTEQCFTPIAMSNGAALFTADKTLVFNSPQMKEAVTFYAELAKYNPPGPQTWRARDYYLQGKMAMFFYSTYIMDDLAVQEVAAGSLTGENFSNLQGTSFDPELVTNTEIASMVYHRFPAGYGTVVALGLFNQTDKAKTEAARKFIEYLYTQNAYITFLHMAPGGMNPMLKEIATNPRFQNDPSGLFKRYGQKKMAEIIDGLENVRTFSIVDGTRIEEASEITAKQIIPQMLYKITQENMPIDAAMSWAEAEMRKLM, from the coding sequence ATGAAAAAAGGAGCCTTTTTACTTATTGCCCTCATTCTGGTACTCTGGATCCCGGGCGGAGTCTTTGCCCAAGCTCAAACGGAAACAACGGGAAAAGGACCTGTGTCCATTGAATTCTGGACCACGGAGACACAATCAGACAGAATGGCTACAATCCAAGTTCTGGTTGATACTTTTACCGCTTTGAATCCCAACATTTCCATCAACGTAATCCCTGTCGATGAAAATGATCTTGCCACCCAGGCCCAGACAGCAAAAGCCACGGGTACGTTGCCGGCCTTGTTTGAAGGGCCAGCAGAAACGGTGGTCTCTTTTGGCACCCAGAACATGCTTGACATTGCAACAACGACACAACTTATCAAATCGATCGGGACTGATCGATTCTATTCCGGGCCACTGAGGGTCTTGGAAACGACCACAAAAGGCCAGTACTATGCACTTCCCTACCATGGCTGGGTACAGGGCTTATGGTATCGCTCTGACTGGTTCAAAGAGGCAGGGCTGGCTCCCCCCGAATCCTGGGAAGACATTCTCGCCGCTGCCAAATACTTCTATAAGCCGGAAAAGAACCAATATGGCATTTTGGTAGGAACGTTGCCTGAAGCCTATACCGAGCAATGTTTTACACCGATTGCCATGTCAAATGGTGCTGCTTTGTTCACCGCCGACAAAACTTTGGTCTTCAATTCTCCCCAAATGAAGGAAGCCGTTACGTTCTATGCCGAACTGGCAAAATACAATCCTCCTGGACCTCAGACCTGGAGAGCCCGTGACTATTATTTGCAGGGGAAAATGGCCATGTTCTTCTATTCCACGTACATCATGGATGATCTTGCAGTGCAGGAGGTAGCCGCAGGGTCTCTCACCGGAGAAAACTTCAGCAACTTGCAGGGGACAAGTTTTGATCCCGAACTGGTTACCAATACGGAAATTGCCTCGATGGTCTACCACAGATTCCCTGCTGGGTACGGTACCGTAGTCGCACTCGGTTTATTCAACCAGACCGACAAGGCAAAGACGGAGGCAGCGAGAAAATTCATTGAGTACCTCTATACCCAGAATGCCTATATTACTTTCTTGCATATGGCTCCTGGAGGAATGAACCCTATGCTGAAGGAAATTGCAACGAATCCAAGGTTCCAGAATGATCCTTCCGGTTTGTTCAAACGCTATGGCCAGAAAAAAATGGCGGAAATAATCGATGGTCTGGAAAATGTCCGTACGTTCAGTATCGTCGACGGCACCAGGATTGAAGAAGCAAGTGAAATAACCGCAAAACAGATTATTCCCCAGATGCTCTATAAGATTACCCAGGAGAATATGCCAATCGACGCTGCCATGAGCTGGGCGGAGGCCGAGATGCGTAAGCTTATGTAA
- a CDS encoding helix-turn-helix transcriptional regulator: MKGERVAQLEPLLHSHPEGLRRAEIARRLGVHRSTISRYVDELKQYIDIYEENNLIKIKDKEGDENIALSVYESLAFNLSAEILATNSEFQNPHLASGLRKIAMNMRSYAPKISDNVINLAEQIDKQVQQKKESSKFNSILEVLIDSWVSGRIVRIIQMPNGFEPVETELAPYFIGFREEDSGGRNPISVTGRLRHTTEIITIDISTITSATILDETYTIPDNLKPFKLRENTEQYASIDMIPLRLKLKERSAMNVFHTVVHGTPEFDKLEDGTLICSMDVENSIELFLRIIQCGDSVEILSPESFKKKFCKMLNKILVIYQ, encoded by the coding sequence ATGAAAGGCGAACGAGTAGCACAACTCGAACCATTATTACATTCACATCCTGAAGGTCTGCGTAGGGCTGAAATTGCACGCCGACTGGGAGTACACCGATCGACCATCAGCAGGTATGTCGACGAGTTGAAACAGTATATCGATATCTATGAAGAGAATAATCTCATAAAAATAAAAGACAAGGAAGGCGATGAAAACATTGCCCTCAGTGTATATGAAAGCTTGGCTTTCAATCTCTCAGCCGAGATATTGGCAACAAACTCTGAATTCCAGAACCCGCATCTCGCTTCAGGGTTGAGAAAGATTGCCATGAATATGCGTTCCTATGCGCCTAAGATCAGTGACAATGTCATCAACCTTGCCGAACAGATCGATAAACAAGTCCAACAAAAGAAGGAAAGCAGTAAATTCAACTCTATCCTGGAAGTCCTTATCGACTCATGGGTTTCGGGACGAATCGTAAGGATTATCCAGATGCCCAATGGCTTTGAACCGGTAGAAACAGAACTTGCACCCTATTTTATCGGATTCAGGGAAGAAGACAGCGGAGGCAGAAACCCTATAAGCGTTACAGGAAGACTCAGGCATACCACAGAGATTATTACCATCGATATCAGCACGATAACCAGTGCAACGATCCTTGATGAAACCTATACGATCCCTGACAACCTGAAGCCTTTCAAATTACGGGAAAACACGGAGCAATATGCAAGTATTGATATGATTCCCTTGCGCTTGAAACTCAAGGAACGGTCGGCAATGAATGTTTTTCATACGGTGGTACATGGAACCCCTGAATTTGATAAACTTGAGGATGGAACACTCATCTGTTCTATGGATGTAGAAAATTCCATTGAATTGTTTTTGAGAATCATACAATGTGGCGATTCTGTAGAAATTCTCTCCCCTGAGAGTTTCAAAAAGAAGTTCTGCAAGATGCTCAACAAGATTCTTGTGATATACCAATAA
- the rd gene encoding rubredoxin — MKEYECDLCGYIYDPKVGDPDNGIKAGTAFEDLPEDWVCPLCGAPKSDFSPRE, encoded by the coding sequence ATGAAAGAATATGAATGCGACCTTTGTGGCTATATTTACGATCCCAAAGTAGGGGATCCTGACAATGGAATCAAAGCGGGAACAGCCTTCGAAGATCTTCCAGAAGATTGGGTATGTCCTCTCTGTGGAGCTCCTAAATCTGATTTCTCACCTCGTGAATAG
- a CDS encoding carbohydrate ABC transporter permease — translation MVKRKNFLKSLLFLLLVLSIVFFCLFPFAQMLSLSLKYPWEWGNPSLIPSLVNLEAYKELLNIGSDLKAVPDSVRTLLEESPQLSAAQKKAIVAKYQDTGDVFPFLTYFRNSVFVAMLASFVSVCLAILGAYAFSRLKFIGRSVIQRGVLFVYMFGGILLLIPLYRIFAMVGLLSSPAGTMGSLIIVYVVQTLPVSLYMLGNYFRTIPFSIEEAALIEGLSRFGTLVRIIIPLSLSAIFTVFIYCFMIAWNEYMFASVFLKSFKGLYTLPIGLKTLFVSKNAIWDRIMAASMLTAVPVMVLFMAIQKNLTSGLAAGGVKE, via the coding sequence ATGGTAAAGAGAAAGAATTTCCTAAAAAGCCTGCTCTTTTTGCTCCTTGTCCTGTCCATTGTGTTCTTTTGCCTTTTTCCCTTTGCCCAGATGCTTTCCCTGTCGTTGAAATATCCCTGGGAATGGGGAAATCCTTCTTTGATCCCTTCTTTGGTGAATCTGGAAGCCTATAAGGAATTGCTCAACATAGGCAGTGACTTGAAGGCTGTCCCCGATTCCGTGCGAACACTGCTTGAGGAATCCCCTCAACTTTCAGCTGCACAGAAGAAGGCAATTGTGGCGAAGTATCAGGACACAGGGGATGTTTTTCCATTCCTTACGTATTTCAGGAACTCGGTATTTGTTGCCATGCTTGCCTCTTTCGTTTCTGTTTGTCTGGCCATCCTGGGGGCCTATGCATTCAGCCGTTTGAAATTCATCGGTCGTTCGGTTATTCAGCGGGGGGTTTTGTTTGTCTACATGTTCGGTGGCATCCTTTTGTTGATCCCCCTGTATCGCATTTTTGCCATGGTGGGATTGCTCAGCTCCCCGGCAGGGACTATGGGAAGCCTTATTATTGTCTATGTGGTACAGACACTTCCCGTTTCACTCTATATGTTGGGGAATTATTTTCGCACGATTCCCTTTTCCATTGAGGAAGCTGCCTTGATCGAAGGATTGAGCAGGTTTGGGACACTGGTTAGGATTATCATTCCTCTTTCACTTTCGGCTATCTTTACGGTATTTATCTATTGTTTCATGATAGCGTGGAATGAATATATGTTTGCTTCGGTTTTTTTGAAAAGTTTCAAAGGACTCTATACCCTGCCGATAGGATTGAAAACTCTGTTTGTATCGAAAAACGCTATCTGGGATAGGATCATGGCTGCTTCAATGCTGACTGCAGTCCCTGTTATGGTTCTGTTCATGGCAATACAGAAAAACCTTACCAGCGGTTTAGCCGCAGGGGGGGTGAAAGAATGA
- a CDS encoding glycosyltransferase family 4 protein: protein MSEGGKEPLRIGMLHFEIFGTDGVSLEMEKWKQVLENAGHSVFLCSGEKSPYSSFSNITIIEELSYHLPLSRDLDKATFHSLLPFGDEAKYREALFQSAEGIKGKLDEWIENNLLDVIIVENVWSVGLHPAAAIALSLAIQGHHLSILSHEHDFYWERVIGLGMTCKTAMEIVDCFIPPHTKGYSHVVINRLTCDVLAKRKGIEAAVIPNVFDFYQAPWVVDDFNADFRQSFGINPNDIVILQATRIIPRKGIELAIDVVACLATKKKEFIGRRLYNGKRFSQKSRIVLLLAGDLKDDQYFYFSRLVEKAKQMGVEMIHIGDRISSRRHQINNRKTYSLWDSYVHADLVSYPSYWEGWGNQFLEAVQAKLPIVLFEYPVYKKDIRPQGFLTISLGDTVEFSPADGLASVKISRLKRASKQMAEVLFDRKYRTHMVEMNFEIAQRQFSLEALRRFLEPYLELWSNEKKGSGPNAIP, encoded by the coding sequence ATGAGTGAAGGGGGAAAAGAGCCATTAAGGATTGGAATGCTCCATTTTGAGATATTTGGGACAGACGGGGTTTCTTTGGAAATGGAAAAATGGAAACAAGTACTGGAAAATGCTGGGCATTCGGTGTTTTTATGCAGTGGGGAAAAATCCCCCTATAGTTCTTTTTCAAACATCACTATCATAGAGGAGCTCTCTTATCATCTTCCTTTGTCCCGGGACCTCGATAAAGCAACCTTTCATTCTTTGTTGCCCTTCGGTGATGAAGCAAAATACAGGGAAGCCCTGTTTCAAAGTGCCGAAGGTATAAAAGGGAAGTTGGATGAGTGGATAGAAAACAACCTTCTCGATGTAATCATTGTTGAGAATGTCTGGTCTGTAGGGTTGCATCCTGCGGCTGCCATTGCCCTCAGTTTAGCCATTCAGGGGCATCATCTTTCGATTCTTTCCCATGAACATGATTTCTACTGGGAGCGTGTCATTGGGCTTGGGATGACCTGTAAGACAGCGATGGAGATTGTCGATTGCTTTATTCCCCCCCATACCAAGGGGTATTCCCATGTTGTAATTAATAGACTCACCTGTGATGTGCTTGCAAAACGAAAAGGGATAGAGGCTGCTGTAATTCCCAATGTCTTTGATTTTTACCAGGCCCCTTGGGTTGTCGATGATTTCAATGCTGATTTTCGGCAGTCCTTTGGTATTAATCCAAATGATATTGTTATTCTTCAGGCAACCCGGATTATTCCCAGAAAAGGGATAGAGCTTGCGATTGACGTGGTGGCCTGTCTTGCAACCAAGAAGAAAGAGTTTATCGGTAGGCGTTTGTACAACGGAAAGAGGTTTTCCCAAAAAAGCAGGATAGTCCTGCTGCTTGCCGGGGATTTGAAAGATGACCAGTATTTCTATTTTTCGCGTTTGGTGGAAAAAGCAAAGCAAATGGGAGTTGAGATGATTCATATCGGAGATAGGATTTCTTCCAGGAGACATCAGATAAACAACAGAAAAACCTATTCCCTTTGGGATTCCTATGTCCATGCAGACCTTGTTTCGTACCCTTCCTACTGGGAAGGGTGGGGAAATCAGTTTCTGGAGGCGGTCCAGGCAAAATTACCCATTGTCTTGTTTGAATACCCTGTATATAAAAAAGATATTCGTCCACAAGGGTTTTTGACTATCTCTCTGGGTGATACTGTCGAATTTTCCCCGGCAGATGGGCTGGCCTCGGTGAAGATCTCACGACTGAAAAGGGCATCGAAACAGATGGCAGAGGTGTTGTTTGATAGAAAATATAGAACCCATATGGTTGAGATGAATTTCGAGATTGCACAGAGACAATTTTCACTTGAAGCCTTGCGCAGGTTTCTGGAACCGTACCTTGAGCTTTGGAGCAATGAAAAAAAAGGTTCTGGTCCTAATGCAATCCCTTAG
- a CDS encoding SlyX family protein: MIEDRLDKLEMKLAYSEETVETLNKVVTEQAKEITLLQIHLEKLEKKISDLVEEAGDGLRPSRRPPHY, encoded by the coding sequence ATGATTGAAGATCGACTTGATAAACTGGAAATGAAACTGGCCTATTCTGAGGAGACCGTTGAAACCTTGAACAAGGTGGTAACCGAACAGGCAAAAGAAATTACCTTGTTGCAAATTCATCTGGAGAAGCTTGAAAAGAAAATATCTGATTTGGTGGAGGAAGCTGGAGACGGTCTCCGTCCAAGCCGGAGACCGCCCCATTATTGA